The following are encoded in a window of Cryobacterium sp. CG_9.6 genomic DNA:
- a CDS encoding phosphoglyceromutase produces the protein MSAPYTLVLLRHGQSTWNQQNLFTGWVDVRLSEQGVTEAKRAGQLLAQANLLPDVQHTSLLSRAIQTANLALEEADRLWIPVKRSWRLNERHYGALQGLDKAETLTKYGQEQFMLWRRSFDTPPPVLADDNEWSQAGDPRYAGITDELPRTECLKDVVERMLPYWESDISNDLRTGQTVLVTAHGNSLRALVKHLDGISDADIAELNIPTGIPLVYRLGEDLMPLGPGEYLDPAAAAAGAAAVAAQGKK, from the coding sequence ATGAGCGCCCCCTATACCCTCGTCCTTCTCCGTCACGGTCAAAGCACCTGGAATCAGCAGAACCTGTTCACCGGTTGGGTCGACGTTCGACTCAGCGAGCAGGGTGTCACGGAAGCCAAGCGCGCCGGTCAGCTGCTGGCCCAGGCCAACCTGCTCCCCGATGTGCAGCACACCAGTCTGCTCAGCCGCGCGATTCAGACCGCTAACCTCGCTCTGGAAGAGGCCGACCGTCTCTGGATTCCGGTGAAGCGGTCGTGGCGCCTGAACGAGCGCCACTATGGTGCGCTGCAGGGCCTCGACAAGGCCGAGACGCTCACCAAGTATGGTCAGGAGCAGTTCATGCTCTGGCGCCGCTCTTTCGACACCCCGCCGCCGGTTCTCGCCGACGATAACGAGTGGTCTCAGGCTGGCGACCCGCGCTATGCCGGCATCACCGACGAGTTGCCGCGCACCGAATGCCTGAAAGACGTTGTTGAGCGGATGCTTCCCTACTGGGAATCCGACATCTCCAACGACCTGCGCACCGGCCAGACCGTGCTCGTGACCGCGCACGGAAACTCCCTGCGCGCCCTCGTGAAGCACCTGGATGGAATCAGCGACGCCGATATTGCCGAACTCAACATCCCGACGGGCATTCCGCTGGTGTACCGACTCGGCGAAGACCTGATGCCGCTCGGCCCGGGCGAGTACCTCGACCCGGCCGCAGCCGCAGCCGGTGCCGCCGCCGTCGCCGCGCAAGGAAAGAAGTAG
- a CDS encoding FABP family protein: MRELPVGLPSELVPLSWLLGVWEGSGVLEYQIGDQSVSRTFGHRISFSHDGLPYLNYNSYTWLEPEPGAESTEKTPLATETGYWRLSRPQLAADPGPGLLPGLDDRPYSTTNAVESLRNAAGGFDIEVVLVHPGGVAELYLGQVKGPRIDLATDAVVRTAGAKAYSAATRMYGLVDNHLLWAWDIAALGQKLRTHASGRLGRAE, encoded by the coding sequence GTGCGTGAGCTTCCGGTTGGCTTGCCCTCCGAACTCGTTCCCCTGTCGTGGCTCTTGGGCGTCTGGGAAGGTTCCGGCGTGCTGGAATACCAGATCGGTGATCAGTCCGTGAGCCGTACCTTCGGCCATCGCATCAGTTTCAGCCACGACGGGCTTCCGTACCTGAACTACAACTCGTATACCTGGCTCGAACCGGAACCCGGCGCCGAGAGCACGGAGAAGACGCCGCTCGCCACCGAAACCGGCTACTGGCGACTCAGCCGCCCTCAGCTCGCGGCCGATCCCGGCCCCGGGCTTCTGCCGGGCCTCGATGATCGGCCATACTCCACGACGAATGCCGTCGAATCTCTGCGGAACGCCGCCGGTGGCTTCGATATTGAGGTTGTTCTCGTGCACCCGGGTGGTGTGGCAGAGCTGTATCTCGGCCAGGTAAAGGGTCCACGTATCGACCTGGCAACGGATGCCGTTGTACGCACCGCGGGTGCCAAGGCCTATTCGGCTGCCACGCGCATGTACGGCCTTGTTGACAATCACCTGCTCTGGGCTTGGGATATCGCTGCTCTTGGGCAGAAACTGCGCACCCATGCCTCCGGACGCCTCGGCCGGGCTGAATAA
- a CDS encoding M23 family metallopeptidase, with protein sequence MTAVGFLTVATALPAVAANSAMAATSTSSFATPPTSADESLATQSVTISASATKSPQRDGYTVTETPQFVAPTSVTTNRLSSQGWTFPVVGGISSPYGARPNKPVSGVGDFHNGTDIAATCGKPVSAVTSGTVVQAGYLGSYGNWVLIDHGDGIQTGYAHNSRVLVSKGQTVTAGEKIAVVGSTGASSGCHVHFETRINDTQVDPVSFMTLRGVLLG encoded by the coding sequence ATGACCGCAGTGGGGTTTCTCACGGTGGCAACGGCCCTGCCGGCGGTAGCTGCAAATTCGGCCATGGCGGCTACATCGACGTCCTCATTTGCCACGCCACCAACATCCGCTGACGAATCGCTGGCGACTCAGTCGGTCACGATCAGCGCGAGCGCAACGAAGTCACCGCAGCGCGATGGCTATACGGTGACCGAAACGCCACAATTCGTCGCGCCCACCAGCGTGACGACAAATCGACTCAGCAGCCAAGGCTGGACATTTCCCGTGGTCGGTGGCATCTCGTCGCCCTATGGCGCCCGGCCGAACAAGCCGGTTTCGGGGGTGGGTGATTTCCACAACGGCACCGACATCGCGGCCACGTGCGGAAAGCCGGTGTCCGCCGTGACGTCCGGCACCGTCGTGCAGGCCGGGTACTTGGGTTCCTATGGCAACTGGGTTCTCATCGACCATGGAGACGGAATCCAGACCGGATATGCCCACAACAGCAGAGTCCTGGTGAGTAAGGGGCAAACCGTCACGGCGGGCGAGAAAATCGCCGTGGTCGGTAGTACGGGAGCCTCGAGCGGCTGCCACGTGCACTTCGAAACTCGGATCAACGACACGCAGGTCGATCCGGTGTCATTCATGACTCTGCGGGGGGTTCTCCTTGGTTAG
- the mshD gene encoding mycothiol synthase, producing MHLQKFDPADAAALAAFQAIAAAAHVFDGYEPFNEQTLFDLRAKKRTGYLLLNADTPVGAAVGGGGEIDLVVAPDARQNGYGRAALDTLLGDLEGDLTAWSHGDHPGARALAAHSGFEAVRTLLELRMPLGPQSAHPLPDGFVIDAFQPQRDAAEWVRLNALVFAGHPEQGGVTEADLRDRQAEDWFVADDFLIARDLHSQMVGYNWLKVEGDVGEIYVLGVHPATAGAGLGRTLMQAGLARLAHRGCITASLYVEADSAGPVHLYRSLGFSDHTVDVQYRRLPV from the coding sequence ATGCACCTTCAAAAATTTGATCCAGCGGATGCCGCGGCTCTCGCGGCGTTCCAGGCGATTGCGGCCGCCGCTCATGTCTTCGACGGTTATGAACCGTTCAATGAACAGACCCTGTTCGACCTGCGGGCGAAGAAGCGCACCGGGTATCTCCTGCTGAACGCCGACACTCCGGTTGGCGCGGCAGTGGGCGGCGGCGGCGAGATCGACCTCGTGGTGGCGCCGGACGCCCGGCAAAACGGTTACGGACGAGCCGCCCTCGACACGCTGCTGGGGGATCTTGAGGGCGATCTGACCGCGTGGTCGCACGGAGACCACCCGGGAGCACGCGCGCTTGCCGCACACAGCGGGTTCGAGGCTGTTCGTACGCTCCTCGAACTTCGCATGCCCCTGGGGCCGCAGTCGGCGCATCCGCTGCCTGACGGCTTTGTGATCGACGCGTTTCAGCCCCAGCGTGACGCGGCCGAGTGGGTAAGACTGAACGCCCTTGTGTTTGCCGGGCACCCGGAACAGGGCGGGGTCACCGAGGCCGACCTGCGCGACCGGCAGGCGGAGGACTGGTTTGTGGCCGACGACTTTCTGATCGCCCGCGACCTGCATTCTCAGATGGTGGGGTATAACTGGCTCAAGGTGGAGGGCGATGTGGGCGAGATCTATGTTCTGGGCGTTCACCCCGCCACAGCGGGTGCGGGCCTAGGCCGAACACTGATGCAGGCCGGTCTCGCACGCCTCGCTCACCGAGGCTGCATCACCGCGTCGCTCTACGTTGAAGCCGATAGCGCGGGGCCCGTTCACCTGTATCGATCGCTGGGCTTCAGCGATCACACCGTGGACGTGCAATACCGCCGCCTGCCTGTTTAA
- a CDS encoding response regulator transcription factor produces MIRILLVEDESALSEPLSFLLEREGYEITVAEDGPSAIAEFDRNGTDLILLDLMLPGIPGTEVCREIRVRSAVPIIMVTAKDSEVDVVVGLELGADDYVTKPYSSRELLARIRAVLRRHTEQDDESDDSVLEAGTVRMDLERHSVSVSGDVVNMPLKEFELLEFLLRNAGRVLTRGQLIDRVWGTDYFGDTKTLDVHIKRIRSRIEVIPSNPTMLVTVRGLGYRFEA; encoded by the coding sequence GTGATACGCATCCTTTTGGTCGAAGACGAGAGCGCGCTCAGTGAGCCGCTGAGCTTCCTGCTGGAACGCGAGGGCTACGAGATCACCGTGGCTGAAGATGGGCCCAGTGCGATCGCGGAATTTGATCGCAACGGAACTGACCTCATTCTGCTTGACCTCATGTTGCCCGGGATTCCGGGCACGGAGGTGTGCCGTGAGATTCGCGTTCGCTCCGCGGTTCCCATCATTATGGTGACGGCCAAAGACTCCGAAGTCGACGTCGTGGTGGGCCTCGAACTGGGTGCCGACGACTACGTGACCAAGCCGTACTCCAGCCGTGAGCTGCTGGCGCGCATCCGTGCCGTCCTGCGCCGGCACACGGAGCAGGACGACGAGAGCGATGACTCTGTGCTCGAAGCGGGCACGGTGCGAATGGACCTCGAGCGCCACAGCGTCTCCGTATCGGGCGATGTCGTGAACATGCCCCTCAAGGAATTTGAACTATTGGAGTTCCTGCTGCGTAACGCTGGGCGCGTACTCACCCGCGGTCAGCTCATCGACCGGGTCTGGGGCACCGACTACTTTGGTGACACGAAAACGCTCGACGTGCATATCAAGCGCATCCGGTCTCGCATCGAGGTGATTCCCTCGAACCCCACGATGTTGGTGACCGTGCGCGGCCTGGGCTACCGCTTTGAGGCCTGA
- a CDS encoding NUDIX hydrolase → MSGTAIYAAGAVCWRLIDGRMHVLLIHRTVHGDVTIPKGKVDPGESLPRTAVREVQEETGLDVALGVPLGISNYDMPDGRTKIVHYWAAEITPEAIQRSTFVPNGEVAAIEWVTIKKARTYLSYPADVDILETFSALVDAGITRTFALIALRHGKAVPRTGLGPDSKRPLTERGVRQAASVVDIITAWNPLRIISSTATRCVTTVAPLAAATGITIKQTDLISQDALECGEADVRAVIGKRVRSRKTAVLCSHGPVLPEILREIGLATGSTMNAELADAAALETGAFSIVHLSSENPSAGIIAIEHHIPHL, encoded by the coding sequence ATGAGCGGAACGGCAATCTATGCTGCCGGCGCCGTGTGCTGGCGTCTCATCGACGGACGCATGCACGTGCTGCTCATTCATCGCACGGTGCACGGGGATGTCACCATCCCCAAGGGCAAGGTTGATCCCGGCGAGTCACTGCCACGCACGGCGGTGCGTGAGGTGCAGGAGGAGACGGGGCTCGACGTGGCGCTCGGAGTTCCGCTCGGCATCTCCAACTACGACATGCCTGACGGCCGCACCAAGATTGTGCACTATTGGGCCGCCGAGATCACCCCCGAAGCAATTCAGCGATCCACCTTTGTTCCTAACGGCGAGGTGGCCGCCATTGAGTGGGTCACCATCAAGAAGGCCCGCACCTATCTGAGCTACCCGGCCGACGTGGATATTCTCGAGACATTTTCCGCGCTCGTGGACGCCGGCATCACCCGTACCTTCGCACTCATCGCTCTTCGGCACGGCAAAGCGGTCCCCCGCACCGGCCTGGGTCCCGACAGCAAGCGTCCGCTTACGGAACGTGGAGTGCGCCAGGCCGCCAGCGTCGTCGACATCATCACGGCCTGGAACCCGCTCCGCATCATCTCCAGCACGGCTACACGCTGTGTCACCACGGTCGCGCCGCTGGCCGCGGCCACCGGCATCACCATCAAACAGACCGATCTCATTAGCCAGGACGCCCTCGAATGCGGTGAAGCGGATGTGCGTGCCGTGATCGGTAAGCGGGTGCGCTCCCGCAAGACCGCCGTCCTCTGCAGTCACGGCCCCGTGCTACCCGAAATTCTGCGCGAAATTGGGCTCGCCACCGGCAGCACAATGAACGCGGAACTGGCGGATGCGGCGGCCCTGGAGACGGGGGCGTTCTCGATCGTGCATCTCTCCAGCGAGAATCCGAGCGCCGGCATCATTGCCATCGAGCACCACATACCCCACTTGTAG
- a CDS encoding folate-binding protein — protein sequence MTSPVLSPLLSLDGAVQAEGIDAGVAAHYGNPMIEQRSLLAGRALVDLSHHGVLAVSGPDRLTWLNSIASQELRSLAPGESTETLLLDPSGRLEYAIRVLDDGVQAWLLVEADELPGLQAFLDKMKFTLRVQIVDFTLSYAAIGTMATDPAEVLGALGAPVTAPNGSPLLWTDPWVSVARGGYQYAETPEHPGASWHWAEALVPRSSLPALAVSLAAQPATGTVPAGLIALEALRIAAWRPRRAMEVDDKTLPHELDWLRTAVHLNKGCYRGQETVAKVHNLGHPPRRLVMLHLDGSEGVLPVHGDPVQADRRRPTALTSTPSVSDDAGVPAPSAEPAGDTERVTVGTITSSAIHYELGPIALAVVKRTIPAASTLYVSSQDVSISAAQEIIVPQSAGSVAEIPRLPRLGVRTPRP from the coding sequence ATGACCAGCCCAGTGCTTTCCCCCCTGCTCAGCCTTGACGGAGCCGTTCAGGCCGAAGGTATCGACGCCGGCGTTGCAGCCCACTATGGCAACCCCATGATTGAACAGCGCTCGCTTCTGGCCGGGCGAGCACTCGTCGATTTGTCCCATCACGGTGTCTTGGCGGTGTCGGGACCGGACCGCCTCACCTGGCTGAACTCCATCGCGAGTCAGGAACTGCGCAGCCTCGCCCCGGGGGAGTCCACCGAGACACTGCTGCTCGATCCGAGCGGTCGGCTCGAGTACGCCATTCGGGTTCTGGATGACGGCGTGCAGGCGTGGCTTCTGGTCGAAGCCGACGAACTCCCGGGGCTCCAGGCCTTCCTCGACAAGATGAAGTTCACCCTGCGCGTGCAGATTGTGGACTTCACCCTCAGCTACGCCGCGATCGGTACCATGGCAACCGACCCGGCTGAGGTGCTAGGCGCCTTGGGAGCGCCGGTCACCGCTCCAAACGGGTCCCCACTGCTCTGGACCGACCCCTGGGTGAGCGTGGCCCGGGGCGGGTACCAATACGCCGAAACCCCTGAGCACCCCGGAGCATCGTGGCACTGGGCGGAGGCCCTGGTGCCGCGGTCGTCTCTGCCCGCGCTCGCCGTAAGCCTGGCGGCGCAGCCCGCCACCGGAACCGTACCCGCCGGTTTGATTGCGCTCGAAGCCCTGCGCATCGCCGCCTGGCGCCCGCGTCGCGCCATGGAGGTTGACGATAAGACCCTCCCGCACGAGCTGGATTGGCTGCGCACGGCCGTTCACCTCAACAAGGGGTGCTACCGCGGGCAGGAAACCGTTGCCAAGGTGCACAACCTCGGTCATCCGCCACGCCGCCTGGTGATGCTGCACCTGGACGGGTCGGAGGGCGTGCTGCCCGTGCACGGTGATCCGGTGCAGGCCGACCGCCGTCGACCGACCGCGCTCACGAGTACGCCGTCGGTCTCCGACGACGCCGGCGTCCCCGCGCCTTCTGCCGAGCCGGCCGGCGACACCGAGCGCGTCACCGTGGGCACCATTACCTCGAGCGCCATCCACTATGAACTCGGCCCGATCGCGCTCGCCGTGGTGAAGCGAACGATACCGGCAGCATCCACTCTGTATGTATCGTCGCAGGATGTGTCTATTTCGGCGGCGCAGGAGATTATTGTGCCGCAATCGGCGGGATCCGTCGCGGAGATTCCGCGGTTGCCTCGCCTCGGCGTGCGCACACCCCGGCCCTGA
- the phoU gene encoding phosphate signaling complex protein PhoU produces MREVFQSELAEVQSRLVEIARLVVISIDKATRSFNESDVSLAEEAITEDEKIDELTAELDELAITILARQQPVARDLRIVVSALRISASLERMGDLSTHIAQLARYRFPDKVIPKGLRSTFAAMGAHDVIISKMLAELLTTEDLKLAEAIRNEDDKVDALHLSVFEAVLSDSWKGLAADTVDATLASRYHERFADHAVSIAKKVQYLGTGAWHEDIHAS; encoded by the coding sequence ATGCGTGAAGTATTTCAATCGGAACTTGCCGAGGTGCAGTCGCGCCTCGTGGAGATCGCTCGGCTTGTCGTCATCTCCATCGACAAAGCCACCCGCTCGTTCAACGAGTCCGACGTGAGCCTGGCCGAAGAGGCCATTACCGAGGACGAGAAGATCGATGAGCTCACTGCTGAGCTCGATGAGCTCGCCATCACCATTCTTGCCCGCCAGCAGCCGGTAGCCCGTGACCTGCGCATCGTGGTGAGCGCCCTGCGCATCAGCGCCTCTCTGGAGCGCATGGGCGACCTGTCCACCCACATCGCGCAGCTCGCCCGGTACCGCTTTCCAGACAAGGTCATTCCCAAGGGGCTGCGGAGCACGTTCGCGGCCATGGGCGCACACGACGTCATCATCTCCAAGATGCTGGCGGAACTCCTCACCACGGAGGACCTGAAGCTCGCCGAAGCGATCCGCAATGAAGACGACAAGGTTGACGCTCTGCACCTGAGCGTTTTCGAGGCCGTACTCAGCGACAGCTGGAAGGGTCTCGCCGCCGACACCGTCGACGCGACTCTCGCCAGCCGGTATCACGAGCGTTTTGCAGACCACGCCGTGTCTATCGCCAAAAAGGTGCAGTACCTCGGCACCGGTGCCTGGCACGAGGACATCCACGCGTCCTAA
- a CDS encoding RNA degradosome polyphosphate kinase has protein sequence MDGEITQADSGLGNDFDDDFDPLFGKTDPALPSDRYLDRELSWLAFNQRVLELAEDPSLPVLERANFLAIFASNLDEFFMVRVAGLKRRILTGLAVPTNVGRAATDVLSDISTQAHALQARHALAFQELVRPALAESGIDVVDWQSLGDDDRRSLRTYFSNQIFPVLMPLAVDPAHPFPYISGLSLNLAVRVRNSKTGKQEFARLKVPPMLPRFVRVDRSESVNSLRFIALEDLIANQLGDLFPGMEILEHHVFRVTRNEDVEIDEDETENLIKALEKELLRRRFGPPIRLEVTEDMDDVTLGLLVRELDVTEQEVYHLPAPLDLGGLFDLRIDRPDLHFAKHVPTTAAALLPAESSADPDIFSAIAHADVLLHHPYESFATSVQAFLEQAAADPNVLAIKQTLYRTSGDSPIVEALIAAADAGKQVLALVEIKARFDEQANITWARKLEKAGVHVVYGLVGLKTHCKLALVVRYEKGVLRHYSHIGTGNYNPKTSRIYEDLGLLTADPQVGKDLTRLFNELSGYAIEKKFKRLLVAPLHLRRGLLKHIATETANALAGATSGIRIKVNSMVDEDIIDALYRASQAGVHVDVWVRGICSLKPNVPGMSENIRVRSILGRYLEHSRIFSFHNLGDTQVYIGSADMMHRNLDRRVEALVRLVDPEHLQEIEGLFERALNERTSSWWLDETGHWTRHDRDAAGAPLDDMQNRLMQQISQRKRPGTRR, from the coding sequence ATGGACGGCGAAATAACTCAGGCGGATTCCGGTCTCGGCAATGATTTTGACGACGACTTCGACCCGCTCTTTGGCAAGACAGATCCGGCGCTCCCCAGCGACCGCTACCTTGATCGGGAGCTCAGTTGGCTGGCCTTCAACCAGCGGGTGCTCGAGCTGGCGGAGGATCCGTCCCTTCCGGTTCTGGAACGGGCCAACTTTCTCGCCATTTTTGCCAGCAACCTCGACGAGTTTTTCATGGTGCGCGTCGCCGGCCTCAAACGTCGCATTCTCACCGGCCTCGCCGTGCCCACCAATGTGGGTCGCGCGGCCACCGACGTGCTGAGTGACATTTCCACCCAGGCGCATGCTCTACAGGCTCGGCACGCCCTCGCTTTTCAGGAGCTGGTGCGTCCTGCTCTCGCCGAGTCCGGCATCGACGTGGTGGACTGGCAGAGTCTCGGCGACGACGATCGACGCTCCCTGCGCACGTATTTCTCCAACCAGATCTTCCCGGTCTTGATGCCCCTGGCGGTCGACCCGGCGCATCCGTTCCCCTACATCTCCGGGCTCTCTCTCAATCTCGCCGTGCGGGTGCGCAACTCGAAGACCGGCAAGCAGGAATTTGCCCGGCTGAAAGTACCGCCCATGCTGCCGCGTTTTGTGCGCGTCGACCGCAGCGAGTCCGTGAATAGTCTGCGTTTCATCGCCCTGGAAGATCTGATCGCCAACCAGCTCGGCGATCTGTTCCCCGGCATGGAAATTCTCGAGCACCACGTCTTTCGGGTCACCCGCAATGAGGACGTGGAGATCGACGAGGACGAAACCGAGAACCTCATCAAGGCGCTCGAGAAGGAACTGCTGCGACGCCGCTTTGGCCCGCCCATTCGTCTTGAGGTCACCGAAGACATGGACGACGTCACCCTCGGGTTGCTCGTGCGTGAACTCGATGTCACCGAGCAGGAGGTGTACCACCTCCCGGCACCGCTCGACCTGGGCGGCCTCTTTGACCTGCGCATCGACCGTCCGGACCTGCACTTCGCCAAGCATGTGCCCACGACAGCGGCCGCACTGCTGCCCGCCGAGTCCAGCGCCGATCCCGACATCTTCAGCGCGATCGCTCATGCCGATGTGCTGCTGCACCACCCGTACGAGTCTTTCGCCACGAGCGTGCAGGCGTTCCTGGAGCAGGCCGCGGCCGACCCGAACGTACTGGCCATCAAACAGACCCTGTATCGCACCTCGGGCGACAGCCCCATCGTGGAGGCCCTCATTGCCGCTGCGGATGCGGGCAAGCAGGTCCTCGCTCTAGTCGAGATCAAGGCCCGCTTTGACGAACAGGCCAACATCACCTGGGCGCGCAAGCTCGAAAAGGCCGGCGTGCACGTGGTGTACGGTCTCGTGGGACTCAAGACGCACTGCAAGCTTGCCCTCGTAGTGCGCTACGAAAAGGGTGTTCTGCGTCACTACAGCCACATTGGTACCGGTAATTACAACCCGAAGACCAGCCGCATCTACGAAGACCTCGGTCTGCTCACGGCCGACCCTCAGGTGGGCAAAGACCTCACCCGGCTCTTCAACGAGCTGTCAGGCTATGCCATCGAGAAGAAGTTTAAGCGGCTCCTCGTGGCTCCGCTGCACCTGCGCCGCGGGCTGCTCAAGCACATCGCCACCGAGACCGCGAACGCTCTGGCCGGCGCAACCAGCGGCATCCGCATCAAGGTGAACTCCATGGTTGACGAGGACATCATCGATGCTCTTTACCGTGCGAGCCAGGCCGGTGTGCATGTGGACGTGTGGGTGCGCGGTATTTGCAGCCTGAAGCCCAACGTTCCCGGCATGAGCGAGAACATTCGCGTGCGCTCCATTCTGGGTCGCTACCTTGAACACTCGCGCATTTTCTCCTTCCACAACCTCGGCGACACGCAGGTATATATCGGCAGCGCCGACATGATGCATCGCAACCTCGACCGACGGGTGGAAGCGCTGGTGCGTCTCGTGGACCCGGAACACCTTCAGGAGATCGAGGGGCTGTTCGAACGGGCACTGAACGAACGAACCTCATCGTGGTGGCTGGATGAAACAGGTCACTGGACAAGGCACGACCGGGACGCTGCCGGCGCCCCCCTCGACGACATGCAAAACCGCCTCATGCAGCAGATCAGCCAGCGCAAGCGTCCGGGCACGCGTCGATGA
- a CDS encoding ATP-binding protein: MQSTWLVLVSLALGLGVGAGFMALLQVAEHHGRRAADVVNAVVPDGIDQMLDALESAGIVLDPSNNVIKTSAAALTMGLVFKSQLVHAELVELAQLVRRTGEPISKDLVLSRGPFSDGSLRYRVRLARLGTRYVLILAEDRTESFRLDEVRRDFVANISHELKTPIASVGLLAEALNQAADEPAQVRRFANRLTTESARLGRLTQEIIELSRLQAKDALATPEYLNVDEIVAAAVDQSRVVAEAEHITIAVGKKSGAHVYGDEKLLIVAVHNLVSNAVNYSQPGSRVGVGVRKHKHVIEIVVTDQGIGIAPNDIDRVFERFFRVDQARSRHTGGTGLGLSIVKHVVQNHGGDIRLWSQPGQGSTFTIRLPEAAKPSAVSGAPAANTQR; this comes from the coding sequence ATGCAATCGACATGGCTGGTGCTGGTGTCACTGGCGCTCGGGCTCGGAGTCGGTGCCGGGTTCATGGCCCTTCTGCAGGTGGCCGAACATCACGGTCGCCGCGCGGCCGATGTGGTGAACGCCGTGGTTCCCGACGGAATAGACCAGATGCTCGACGCACTCGAATCAGCCGGCATTGTGCTCGACCCGTCAAATAACGTGATCAAGACATCTGCTGCGGCCCTCACCATGGGCCTCGTGTTCAAGTCGCAGCTCGTGCACGCGGAGCTCGTGGAGTTGGCTCAGCTCGTGCGCCGAACTGGTGAACCCATCTCCAAGGACCTGGTGCTCTCGCGCGGTCCTTTCAGCGATGGGAGCCTGCGGTATCGCGTGCGCCTGGCCCGCCTCGGCACCCGCTATGTTTTGATCCTGGCCGAGGATCGCACCGAGTCCTTCCGGCTGGATGAAGTACGCCGGGACTTTGTGGCCAACATCAGCCACGAACTCAAGACCCCCATTGCCTCGGTCGGCCTTCTCGCGGAGGCGCTCAATCAGGCAGCCGATGAACCGGCTCAGGTGCGCCGATTTGCGAACCGGCTCACGACCGAATCGGCGCGGCTCGGCCGGCTCACTCAGGAGATTATTGAGCTCTCCCGGCTTCAGGCGAAGGACGCCCTGGCAACGCCGGAGTACCTCAACGTTGACGAGATTGTCGCCGCAGCCGTAGACCAGAGCCGGGTGGTGGCCGAGGCCGAGCACATCACTATTGCCGTGGGCAAAAAGTCCGGCGCACACGTGTACGGAGACGAGAAGCTGCTGATCGTTGCGGTGCACAACCTCGTCTCCAATGCGGTCAACTACTCGCAACCGGGGTCTCGGGTGGGAGTGGGCGTGCGCAAACACAAGCATGTCATCGAGATCGTCGTGACCGATCAGGGCATCGGCATCGCCCCGAACGATATTGATCGGGTCTTCGAACGGTTCTTCCGAGTTGACCAAGCACGCTCGCGGCACACCGGTGGCACCGGTCTGGGCCTATCCATCGTGAAGCACGTGGTGCAAAACCACGGCGGCGACATTCGCCTCTGGTCCCAGCCGGGGCAGGGCTCCACGTTCACCATCCGACTTCCCGAGGCCGCGAAACCGAGCGCCGTTTCGGGCGCCCCTGCGGCGAACACCCAGCGTTAG
- a CDS encoding response regulator transcription factor, which translates to MQLLILTSAVNTDVLPALALLSHSTRVIPASADQLISAPDSDVLVVDARTNLAGAKSLCQILRTMGLTVPLLLVITEGGLAAVSPDWGVDDVVLETAGPAEVDARIRLNAGRVSRNEPSPTIRAAGVVIDEASYSAKVHGKPLDLTYKEFELLRFLAAHPSRVFTREQLLSEVWGYDYFGGTRTVDVHVRRLRAKLGDQESLIGTVRNVGYRFNVHETDDERVPNSVRA; encoded by the coding sequence TTGCAGTTGTTGATCCTGACCTCGGCGGTCAACACGGATGTTCTCCCTGCCCTGGCGCTACTTTCCCACAGCACGCGTGTCATTCCTGCGTCCGCTGACCAACTCATCAGCGCCCCGGATTCGGACGTTCTTGTTGTCGACGCCCGCACCAACCTGGCTGGTGCCAAGTCGCTCTGCCAGATTCTGCGCACCATGGGACTGACCGTTCCGCTGCTTCTTGTCATCACGGAAGGGGGACTCGCCGCGGTGAGTCCCGACTGGGGTGTCGATGACGTGGTGCTCGAGACAGCCGGTCCGGCCGAAGTTGACGCGCGCATTCGACTGAATGCCGGGCGCGTGTCTCGCAACGAACCCTCCCCCACAATCCGCGCGGCCGGGGTCGTCATTGATGAGGCGAGTTATTCGGCCAAGGTACACGGCAAACCGCTCGACCTTACCTATAAGGAGTTCGAGCTGCTGCGCTTTCTCGCAGCTCACCCGTCGCGTGTTTTCACCCGCGAACAGCTGCTCAGTGAGGTGTGGGGCTACGACTACTTCGGTGGCACGCGCACCGTAGACGTGCACGTGCGCCGGCTGCGTGCGAAGCTCGGCGATCAGGAATCCCTCATTGGCACCGTGCGCAACGTGGGGTATCGCTTTAATGTGCACGAGACCGATGACGAACGTGTGCCCAACTCGGTGCGAGCATAG